Within the Helicoverpa armigera isolate CAAS_96S chromosome 8, ASM3070526v1, whole genome shotgun sequence genome, the region CGCTATCAGGCACCTCCATAATCTATAGAGTTGATATATCTATATTCAGCGGCTTTTCTAGCAGGGCAATCCAAATCTCCCGTCTTATGGTTGCAGGGTTTTTTATAGCGCTTGCAGGTTGCACAGTTTGGAGGGTTTTCCTTAGAAGAGCACTCTTGAGTCGCGTGTCCGTCAACTCCACAGTGGCCACAAGTAGAGGTGATGGATGGATGGCTGACACTTGAAGCACCGAGTCACAAGGGTGAAATCATGTACCGGGCATGACGTCCAGTTTATGTAAAGCCTGTTCTGATTTACTAGGACTTTCCGGATGCTGGCTGGTACTTCAACAATGTAGTTGCAGCTGTCAGCTTCCCTTTTCCCTGATTTGTGGCTTAATTTAATTGAGGTCAGAAAGGTATCCTTGGTCAATGTTGGATGTTTGTCTGCAATGTTTTGTTcgtaaatacatttaaatacttCTTTCTCTGCCATGTCAGTAGGTACCCCAATAATTATAATACGGGGCTTCCGTTTTCGAGGTTCATCGACAGTAAGTGCAGAAGTGGAACTCTCGACAGTCTGCTTCAATTTGAGGATGTCATCCTTGGTCTCCGTGCTTATGATAACACCTCCATTTCTTATTTTGCGAAGGCCACGTACCTTTAGTTTCATTTCCTCAGGGCACACAATTTTCTGAACTAAAGTTTTGGTCTCTTCGCTGGTCTTGGTATGGTCACTAGGGTATATAGCGACTGAGCTAGTTGCATGAGGTCGGATAAGGCTTTTTGTACCCTTCACCATGTCTGCAAACGTAGTGCTTTCCGAATTTTGTTTGATGAGAGTGTCCTGTAGTTTCTGCTTGATCTCAGTCAAACTAATCGCGAGGTCTTGATTTTCCTTTAACGTTTGTAGGGTGGCGTAGTTCTGGAGGGCTTTATGTTTCAATGACTGATATTGCACAGCCATTTGAGAAACTCCGTATCCCACTTTGCGACAAAGGTTACTCACTCTAAGTTTTTGTTCGGAGTTCATCTTGCCTTCCGAAACTGTGGTCGATACCTCATTCAAGCACTGCTCAATGCTAGACATCCAGGACTGAATTTCAGGAGTAGAAAAAACCTCCGTTGTTTCATCCTGTGCGTGACTTCTAGGTGTTGCTGCTGATGGTGAAGAGCGATGTGGCAGTCCGCCACGGTGGGAGGGGCTGTTATCCATAATTGTAGATGATCACTTTTTGtccatatttgtaataaaaacaagttgATTAGAGTTTAATATTATCAGTGTATTAATTGCGGTTAGTTTTTAACTTATTTCAGCTATAAAACAAAacctataaaactttattcacCTATAAATCCAAAAAGtcgaaatttagaaaaaatatgttttggatctttttttcttttttacatttgtttttttttttcaataaaatttctaAATCCTGTCCTCTTTCTAAGCCTGTCCTAGGAGTCCCTCGTGTCTGTATCGTGGACTGGGAAGTGGTTAAAAACTGTTGACTTTGTATAAcctctttttgtattttctgaCATATCCAAGAGCTCACTCCGTCACCTACCTCAAGGTTCTCATGTATCCAGAAGTGCGAACTTTTACCAGGTAAGACCAAAGTTTGATTGAATATTTCAGTAGGGTAAGGTAAGGTAAGTTTTTCGCTTTTTCGCTCCCTGCTCCCGAATTGCATACTATAAGATTGCCTCGATTCGGTTGACGTTTATGTAAATACAGCACAGATTCAATTtgtgaagtttgattttttttccttttgtttatgttatatTCTTTTGGAGTGTTTTGGAAGTCGGTGACGTAGATTTCGGGTTGAGTGTTTAAAGAGGATTTttcttatgatttttttttaaattataataaataaataaaaaaaaatatttgtaattaaaaaagaaacatttaagaatttgtatttgtatatgGGTAAACTTGCCTAAaataaatggtattttaattttttttcgaagctctttgttttatttttaccttacgTTTAGTACccttcagaaaaaaatattatcttccaATAATAGAAGAAACAAACATAATGATTTACCCAGTAAACCCAGCTGAAATAGATCTTCTCTTGGTATCGGAGTCTCGGTTCTCACCTTGCAATGTATCAGTTGATCCAACTTTGATGAGACTCAAGCCTAACTTTAGTTCTAACTCAATTTCACTCCGGTTTCAAGTTAATACAATGTCTCCTAGTGCTTTCTGTACAATTTTCTTTGGTAAAATGTCTTTGATTTTGTATCTCTTTGGAACGCTAGATAGATAAGTTTTCAAAACTAGTTACTtagttttgataatatttttggagAATAGATCTTTGATTTATCTTGAggcttttatttacaattataaatcaatttatgaGTGTAGTAGATTCGGCGCTTTCGCCGACTTCATCTTCAGTTGTCTATTAAGATTCTATAACAtgattttaaataggtatgtatacgAAAATTCTTTAAAGAATCAATATCACAGAACTATAGGCAAATGACTATCTAAAGGCTTTAAAAGTctgtaacaaaacataaaactttaccCAATAAATGCTCGCCAATTCAATGAAACCAATATCTTCGCCGAGTTCAGACTGATTCAGTTACGTCGGCTAACAAATATGGCATCCTACATGCACCAGTCAACGCTGAAAGATAAATAGATTAATGAATCGTTGCATCATAAATTGATTATCAACTTGGTTTCCATCGGACATCGATATTCGGTGTTTTTTGCTGATGTCAAATGGAATTTTGAGAGTACACAGTTTATAAGCTAGGTACAAACTAGTTCCAGTTAAGTTGGTTTTATATGCCTATACaatgaacaataataattattcaatgcGTACCGACGTGGACTGTAAgttggttgcccgggtatctgggttgaggaggtcagataggcagtagctctttattaaacactggtactcaatgcattcggttagactggaagccgacctcaacatacaTAATTGGAAACAGATGGATGAACTAAAGTCCACGTACTTATACAATTTCCGAATCTTTTTAAGTACGCGTTCGTTGAAACACCTCGTCTAGTTTATAAGATTTCTTCTAATAtaattagaattattttatgttgcaCCAATGCTACCCAAAAattaaggtaaaaataaaaatgagctACGGCTAATGTATTTCTTCTAGCgtaaagaaaatgttatcaGCTATCATTAACCTGTGAGTAATTATTTGTCTGACCTAGGTATTAACGATTATTAGGCGAGCAAAAAATCTGTTTGTTCCTATATATCGTGTCATATCATCGTACTTTTTCACACTTTCTTGAATCTCACTAGCATTCATAAGAAAAATCCACACAATTATATTTGTGTCCACTATTTATATCGAAGCAaataatagaatattcttttgtCAGATTTTGCtaaattaactataaataaatagtctaATAACAGTTCTAGATCAACATTTTAATCTAATCAACTTAAAAAATACTCCATCatccatcatcagcctatcgcagtccactgctggacataggcctctccaagtgcacgccactgagatcgattttcggctataaaaataataaaaaatactcaattcatgaaaaatatgaaaaagttttttttgtttcgttttaatCAACGAGCAAAAATTCATTTCTTTTTATCAAACTACCGGTCCTCATTTTAATACCTATAATGAAATTCTCCACTTTCTaaataatttgttgtaatatttccgaatgaaaataaaaaaggttttccgtgaaataaaaagaaattatacCTTAAACGTGGTAGGAATGATGTGAACGCaatttaataattcttttttaagGGCTGCTTCATAACGTACCGATGGTTAtctgttttaaatgaaaattacggTAGACGCcgctttttgtatattttttgaacCGTGatatcttcataatattatattacaattgttaaaacctCTTTCCGTTAGTGTTGCTAGagtttattttcagaaataattaaatggtaaaaaaatgaaaatctggTTATGAAAAGCTTCAAGTGCTCATAGAGTTAAAACTTtagaactgaaaataaaatgattttttctttcaatgaaGATTGGATATGCCTACGAGTATTTCACTTACCTATGAACTTCTAAGCATTAGTTATGTCAcccttaaaagaaaaaaaaacattttccgtcaagttttagtataaataaagttgGATAAAATACGAAtatattcaagaaaaaatatggtatttttatgaatacgTAAAGCCAGTATATTATACGCCTTAGGTATCTTATATTATTGCGCTGACTCTTCCGTAAGGGTCGGCAGGGGTAAACGTTTTTATGAGCTATTTTTATGGTCCAACAGTTAATATTATGTGACTCTATTTCCAGACCTTTATGTGGATTAAAAATACGTAATGCTCgttttattatacaatttcaATTGCCTTTAAGCGATGTTTAACAAGAACATTTAGTGGATAATTTACtaggtaaatacatatatttttatagttcttAATCCAACCAATGATATGAATGCCAAATATAAGGATGTAATGTATATGGGTCACAGCGGACAAAATGACTAGTTGCGGGTATATTTGTAATTCTTCCACGCTAAAACtgctggatggattttgatgaaacatggCCATAATACTGCGATCTTTTTAGCGCaacctattgttatttttgtatttttattataggtatttgtATATATGTCTTCTGTTgtgccaataaataatatttctttctctaattcttctaaataaaatagtggTGGGCAGACATGATATAGAGGgcaggctgatgatgatgaataatgaTGATTACAATGTTGCTAACATCTTTTTGCTAATCTCCAGATCTCGGTTTTGCAATCAAGACCGAAGTCCGCACTAACTAAGTTTAGAAGGATAACTTAGGGGCAGGATTTATGAGTTTCACCGAATCTTAGTCGGATTATGTAAGTGCAACCAAATTATGACATGTTATATAATTCCTGAATATTCATAGTGGTTTGGTAGTTTTAGGCAGGTTTTTGTGAGCTAACAAACGATCCTTTCCAAAGGGAAGTATTGAAtgaaaattttacttaattatgaagaactcaaaaaaaaaacaactatcaTTAAGGTTTTAATTTCCAATTTAAATGTACACTCAATTAGTGCCTGAAAAACTTATTGCGGTATAGGGTCACACATAGCGGAATAAGTGGCTTACTTCAACGGGTTAACACGATAAAGAAATTATACTGTTTAATTATGCagattaacaaaataaagaacaaatatAGCATATCACAAAGCCAGGTGCCCAGTATACCAAATAGACGCGAAAATCGTCCGTTCATAAATTCTAAACGCCCGTAACATATTTGTTAACCCTCATTCAGCTCTTCATTTAACCAGAATCACGACAATCAATAACCAACCTTACGACATACAAAATAAGAGCTATATGTTACATGTAAATTAAAGCCTCCAGTTTTCAGGGCGCGATGTTGAAGCAATTTTTCTTCATCCCTCCCTTCAATATGTTGGGAAGCCCCTAAAATACGTCGTATATCTTCGTATGTGCCCATTATGCAAATCAGCGCAAGGCAAATATATGTGGCTGGACATATATTCTGGATTCAATGTGAACTGTAAAAGTTTTCCGTTTAATTGAATTACTTTTGCGGACGATTAGGTACAGTTTATAACTTGGAAGCGAATTTAAGTTAGTGCACTGACGCTTTTAAAGATATATTCGTGAATGCAAATGTACTGTGATTTGGTTTCTGTGACTTTAGTGAGTAAATGGACTGGTGCAGTGTTTGTCTggattattttgtgaaaatagGGATTTGTATTTCGCTAAAAACgatttgacatttaaaagtcGAGTTGGAGGTTTATGTAGATAACCAAACCAAACTTCTTTCataccaaaatataattttctacctAAGGATCTGAGTGTATTATGTGACAAATCAAAATTAGGTTTTGTGTCATTTTTAACCagtgaaaaaattaaatattgtgtgtACCCGTATACCAGGCCTAACAAAATTAAGCGCTTACAAGGATTATTCGTGCAAATCCCTTCTATAATTCCAATAATGCaggaaaaaatgttattttaccagtgattttaatgtatgtaggtatgagCATTATTGACTCGTACACTTTATATTTAAACCTcctgcatactgcaaacttttagccAGTGAATACTGTGATCCGACCGGTATCAGGTTGATCAAAAAGTCTGATTGCTTTCACGgctactttcaaaataaactgtcagttAACCATCGAACTAAATATGCTCTTAAAATATTCTAAGGACTTATCACTGTACAGGATTTATTTCGACAAAGTTTCAACACTATTTAATTACCCGTTCCAGCATCCCGATACCAAATAGCATAGAGGAAGCTACTACAGGTAGGTACATCAAGCTGTAAACTCATTCACTTTGCGGTTATCGGTAAGCGCAGACCTATCGCTCAGGTTAAATAGAAAGCATTGAGGAGCTTTATCCTTGCAGTAGCTTTGAAAAACTGTgtttctaactttatttttaaccgacttcaaaaacggaggttctcaattcgaccggttttttttttcacactctctgcatactgcaaacttttagttggtcGATAGTTTGATCCGACCAGTATCAGGTGGACCAAAATGTCTGATTGGCTTCACGATAACGTTCCAAAAAACTATCAGCCAACCATTGAACCAAATCAACCATACTCTTAAAGGATTTTAAAGCTCTAAAAACTTAATTTCGACAAAGTATTAACACTAATTTATTACCCGTTTCAGCAGTCCAATACCAAATAACATACTATCGGCGGTTCTGAATATActaacttcttttgtttttcttcctaaagttaatttcaaaactCAATCTCCAGTAAGCAAATCATcgatagatagaatataggaaTACTCATTCACTTTGTGGTTATCGGTGAGTGCGGACCTATCGCTCAGGTTAAATAGAAAAGCATTGAAGCTTTATCCTTGCAGTAGCTTTGAAAAACAGccatttgttaaattaaaaaatgttcaggTAAATAGCTGTAATAGGATTGATGGGGAAGTGGGGTttggttaagtttttttatgggGGACTTTGTTATTTCGCAATAAAGCTATTGACTTGTGAAGTAGCTATCACTAATATtaacatgttttaatatttatatattttacataatacataactGTAATACATTATTAGTTacgctgtgcctttgtactatctgttctatttttcttcctgTCTGTATTTTGTGCgtgtacataaactattaaataaataaattaagcatGTTGCTCTGTATGACCAAATACTATGCATTACAATGATTTATCATGACTGAGACCCTTCCAGTACTTACTAAAACTAGTCACTGCCATATTGATATAGTTAAGTATGCATCATGCCTgaaactattgatataatacattttttgcaAGAAAATCTAGTCAAAATTCGAGCTAACAAACTAGGGCTTAAACCCTTTATACCTAAATACTTACGCCATACTTTTCCCTTCAGTTTTACTATACACAAGAAACCCTGATCCCTTATATTGCCTTTTAAGTATTATAAAGTATCGTACGAGCCCTGCTTAGAGATTAATCCTTCCTCTCTGACCACATGAGTTTGGTATTTGTTACTGTATACCCCTAATTTAGTTTAGTGACCACTATGTACTGAGATTTTGGACCGAACAAACGTTTGATACATTTTTGAATACTTACAACAGAGTATTCAATTGTTCTACACAGTTGTTTTTGTGGTTTATATTCGAATTATATCCAAGTTTGAAAAAGcctttttaaaaaaagaaggATTCTCAATTCAGCCAAATAACATTATGCTTTTTCGAAAAATTTTGCTACTTTTGAAAGCCTTTTACATTAACATACGTAGTTGTTAAGTAAAACCTACCtctttaaaaactgaaataattccATAAAGTTGAGCATTGTTTTATTTCCCCAAAAAAAGTGAACTAAAGTATCTACGATTTAAACTATAGGTATCAACCCTTCCTCAGTAACAGACAGCGCCGCTTTCTCTTCCTTTCTACCCAAACTGTAGgccttgtaatttatttttggccaGCCAAAAGCAACAACTAAAATCCAACGTAATCCTTActaagttaaaacaaaaaaaccccGCTGAAAATTTTGTTcaggcaaaatattttattttatagccaCAATTAAGTTAATCCGTAGATAACGCttttacttaaacaaaaaaggtatattataaattacaaaGTTTGTGTTTTTGGCTGTCGGAGTTAGGATAGAAAACGCGTGAGCtacttgatattttttgtgaatcatATGGACTACTCCATACTATCGGATAAAATACCGCTGGGAGTATAAATTTTCCAGtaagtcaatatttaaaaaattaaaattgtgataaaaagtTATATGAAAAGACactatcatcctccgagccttttttccaactatgttggggtcggcttccagtctaaccggatatagtagagtaccagtgctttacaaataCTAATTACAACTAaacagtagttttagcgtgaaagagttgatttaattttgttataagctATGATACATAAAACccctaaatatatgtatatgtacatatatcgCTCATATTATAGCTTTGCAAAGAGACAGGTAGGATAATTACCGTATTTATCATAAAACAAACAGCCGTTACGACACTCAGAATTATTAATTAGTGTTTGTTACAAgataataagttttaattaattcgttCGCTAAGTGTGCCTTTGTTCattttaaatcttaataaattcGTCGGGGTTtcctttaatttattgtttctaaTAGCTTGAAagtaaagtaatttatttattgttaaacttaagttagctatttattcgcttAGCTTGCCTATTTTATGTCCTTAAACCGAAGAAATGATTGAgagtaaaatgtaaaaataaataataatgtgaatgcattaaaatcttttaaattagttttgataacttaaaggattttttttttgctgtgtaAATCTGAAATCGAATGGatataaagtatttaaaattaaaaataaaccgtgTTAAACACGAtaaaaagattaattttaaaatcgacATGCACAAAAAACAAggtaaacagaaaaaaatccaaacaaaaaaaaaaaacaacagttttttgttacgttgcatatttttattttgctcgTAAAAATAAAGGCACCATTCACATTTGGAACAAAGCAAATTCTCCTTTGTGTTAGTAGCGGTGCTTTTTCCTTCAAACCACAATAATGCTTCTGAACTCAAACGCTCCTCATTTGAGGTTGAGGTTAGTCGTAGTAAAAAGGACtataataaaattctttcagGTACATAACGAGGTTTGAGGTCAGGATTACCACCTTCCCTCTTCCCGTGGGTATTTCAAAGGGCTTGTGGCTTCTTTGGCATATAATTTCCAGGAAATTCGGTAACGAATCGTACGTCCTACACATTTTTGTTAGTGACATCTTCCTGCGTCATAAGCAATGGGTTCAAAACTTTATAAAGACAAATAAAAgacatcaaatattattttatagagtATTTCACCTTTTGGCCAAATATACAGCTTCatatcacattaaattaaaaaataaatcatctaaGCCGTCACATAGATTTACTGCAATAtacttaaacttattttattacttatactaCACTTAAACTTATATTtcgttttaaagaaaaaattgctCATTATTTGTCCATCATAATTCTCTAAAGATTCGTAAGTTTTTGATATTCCGCTATCCCAAGTTGCATTTGTTGCTCCAGTCTCTCGAATTTAAAATGTTCCATGACCCATTTTTGTGATACCGATGGAGAGCATCTTATCAGCACGACCTTCAAACCTTCTGGGAATTCCGCTATACTTAAACACTGTTCAGTCTGCATATGCCTTATGGTGTgcgactaaaataaaaaaagctcgTTTTAAATTCCAATATTATGAGTACCACGCTAAAATCTGGTGTGCGACTCGTTCTAAGTTCCGATACTGTGAGTACTACGCTAAAATCTTTATTAAGTTGAACTAAAGAAAGGTTAATCTTTGAGAACAATTAAAACCCATAATTTAAGTTAgttttgtgtaatatttactTACTCTTTCAGCCTACATTGGTCAATTACTATTTAAAAGATTACTCCTAACAAAGCTTTgctttatgttttttatgtGTGAATTATACCCTCCAAAGGCCACTAATTATAACTTATACAAGTTACCTTTTCATTATATAACCAAACTTGTGATGCTGTATTCCTACAGAAGAACAAAGCGATTGAATTGTACAAGTAGTCGAGACATAGCTGTTCGTGGCGTATTTCTCCAATTTTAGTGTACGtccaaaactgaaaaaaaaacacaaatttttCACCACAAAACTATCACCACAACCCTAAAAGCAGAGTTACATGTTGTGAAAACCCTGGTAGAACAAACAGCATCCAAATCGTTCACCCTTTTATGGGTTACGGTGCCCCAGACCAACACACATAtcggtcaaacttataacatccCAATCTTTGCACTTCATCTTTGGAggttaaaaataagattttttattacgcaaaaccatttaaaaaacaTCTATATAGACCACCTAAAGATTAAATCTTGAAGTGCATttgttcattaaattatttatattacttcAAAAGAGAGCGTTAACTTGCTTACCTGATTTCCACCTTGAAAATGACAGGGTAATAGCTTGACATTATCTTGAAAACTATCCAAAGTTAATATATGTGCGTCTAAGCAAATACCAGGACTGCTGATACTATAGATCtataaatattgcaaataaGCATGTTATTAATCTACAAATAATTTGTTGTTGAATTCGTAAATGGAACAAAATAATATGTCGTACATCTTCCACTCTGGAAACTAAAGTGTCGGCCGACAGCTAGTTGACCCGATGACTggcgaaatatttttaaagaaaatcttcattTCAATCAATGTGTTTAGTCATTCTGATACCGGCTTAATGATCTTAATAATGATGggtaccattcatcttcatattgatttatgagcccaaacaagctatcggccgactaaaagtttgtactGTGTGGGTACGCTTAGGATGTCTTTATTTAGAAATCGCTCAAAGCAAATTATATCTGATCAGCTATAGAATTtcagtatataatataaaagatgtaaaaaatcttttttcaatATCAATGAGATGTTTGATGTCACAAAAACATGACTTCTATTTAAATCATTTCAATTGAGATTTATCGAGCTATTTATAGCCATGGCAACGAAGAATTTTATCACTAGTTAGGGATATAATATGTTCATTatgtttgataaaaataatatctttcgCAACTTTACTTACTTGGCCACTAGCAGCGAACTTATCAGGCATTTCCAATTGAgggtaaatattttctaaataccATTTGAACGATTTACAATGTAATTTCTTGCGAAGTTCTATCCTTGAAGATACGTTGCCGAAATCACCTTTATCGTTTCCAATTCTTTCAAAGTAATATTGTGCATATTCATCAAGCCATACCTGGAAACAAAAATTGACTATAGTTTATTGAACCCAATTGAGAATGAAACTATTAACAATTCACCGTAACTGTATTATGTCTCTGTAGTCtaatattaaattcttcattattaaaaaatggttataaacaaatatttaccgtAGCTAACCGTACATAATTCCTCTTCAAAGATTTTACTGTTTCCTCATACGGTATCCTCTTCCTAAAAATATGTCCGACATGCGAACAAGGAATCATTTCCAAAGTCCCGCCACACATCCAAGTTTTGAACGACAATTCTAAGTTTTCTGCTCCCCATATTTCAAATCCTTCATCGTAGTACCCAATTTTCTTGAAGAAATCTACGTGTATAGCGAAAAGACCGCCAGCTATTGTCGGAGTACTAATAGGAGCTAAAAGATTGGTTCTTCTTGCGTACTCCTCTTGTGGTATACCAATCCAGTTGAAACGAAGGTCCCAATTGAAGCCTCCAAGTCGGAGGTCGTTGACGCCCTGTGCGATGTACTCAAAAGTAGTTTCATGGATATGATCAATTACGGGACTGACTACTGCGGTTGGATTTTCTTTGATGCGTTGCAGTAACGGTTCTAACCatcctgaaataaatgtttaatctACGAGAGCAGCTTATATTTTTTAGGATgtcctaaaaaaaaaataactctaTCTGTCTTCAGTGAGTTCTCAGCTTACGTCTACAGTTAAACTACGATTTACACAGTGAGCAATAAAATGTATGTGCATCAAATGTCTATTTTTAAAGGCAAAGAAGACAGTAACGAAACTGCAGCTTTAAAAGATCATAATAGTGGCGACgcagaaaaataagtaaaacaagAATCTCACCCTCAGCACATTCACAATGACTATCAAGGTACAATACTATGGGAGTCTTCACATAAGGTATGGGCAATAATCTTGCTCTAACGATTCCTTCTCGACGCATTGCACGAATTAATTTTACCTTAGGAGTGATTCGTACATAGTCATCTAATTTCTGCTTTAGATGTTctgcaaataataaaagtaaaaggcataaaagttttaattaattgttagaTATTTAAGACTGTTACATAAAGTGTCCTTTGTTACTTAACGTAATCCATTTAATGTAGATAGCCAGAAACTAAAATGATATTTGTGTTCAAACCCAATGTTCCTTTATTTCGTAAGTATTTTGTACAAATCGTTCTCATAATTTCTCAAttgattaaaatacaaaattaagtaCATAGTAACATACCCATGGTAGAATTATCATcaactaatattatttgttcTAACAAATGCGGAGGGCTCCTGTTCAGAGCTGATGTAACTGTCCTTATAAGCGTGGACCAAGCTTCGTCAAAGAagcaaataattattgtaactttTGGTAAATTCTCCGTATAATTCTGC harbors:
- the LOC110372212 gene encoding putative polypeptide N-acetylgalactosaminyltransferase 9 — protein: MKKFRRRFDNGTSEFTAWQLLPYAETGLTDEEKDRIIKGDEYPPGVDGTPVYLVDDLRYYLRQDIHKGWRDHAFNRFVSDLIPVNRTLMDVRDPWCKAQNYTENLPKVTIIICFFDEAWSTLIRTVTSALNRSPPHLLEQIILVDDNSTMEHLKQKLDDYVRITPKVKLIRAMRREGIVRARLLPIPYVKTPIVLYLDSHCECAEGWLEPLLQRIKENPTAVVSPVIDHIHETTFEYIAQGVNDLRLGGFNWDLRFNWIGIPQEEYARRTNLLAPISTPTIAGGLFAIHVDFFKKIGYYDEGFEIWGAENLELSFKTWMCGGTLEMIPCSHVGHIFRKRIPYEETVKSLKRNYVRLATVWLDEYAQYYFERIGNDKGDFGNVSSRIELRKKLHCKSFKWYLENIYPQLEMPDKFAASGQIYSISSPGICLDAHILTLDSFQDNVKLLPCHFQGGNQFWTYTKIGEIRHEQLCLDYLYNSIALFFCRNTASQVWLYNEKSHTIRHMQTEQCLSIAEFPEGLKVVLIRCSPSVSQKWVMEHFKFERLEQQMQLGIAEYQKLTNL